The Nocardioides sp. S5 genome includes a window with the following:
- a CDS encoding DUF5994 family protein, translated as MTTSPTTAVPAAAPGENGPLRLVLASRLPSRGPVDGAWWPRSRDLQAEACDLVDHFPQLVGQIERLHFSRPDWDAVDGAPSQHRVRAARGPVKTSSSAYDDTHLVVVKMSSGNRLRLLVLPSHTDADLAARAMAQAVDPTNAQAPRTLLGLG; from the coding sequence ATGACGACGTCACCGACAACCGCGGTGCCTGCGGCCGCTCCCGGCGAGAACGGACCGCTCCGACTCGTCCTCGCGAGCAGGTTGCCGTCGCGAGGTCCGGTCGACGGAGCCTGGTGGCCGCGCTCGCGCGACCTCCAGGCCGAGGCGTGCGACCTGGTGGACCACTTTCCCCAGCTGGTCGGGCAGATCGAGAGGCTGCACTTCTCGCGCCCGGACTGGGACGCGGTCGACGGCGCGCCGAGCCAGCACCGGGTCCGGGCAGCGCGCGGACCGGTCAAGACGTCTTCGTCGGCGTACGACGACACCCATCTGGTGGTGGTGAAGATGTCGTCGGGCAACCGGCTGCGGCTGCTGGTGCTGCCGAGCCACACCGACGCCGACCTGGCCGCTCGCGCCATGGCGCAGGCAGTGGATCCCACGAACGCGCAGGCACCGCGGACGCTGCTCGGCCTCGGCTGA
- a CDS encoding deoxyguanosinetriphosphate triphosphohydrolase: protein MSIEDLYDDAARERIVAEPPKRVDAPVRLAFERDRARVVHAAASRRLAAKTQVVGPQTDDFVRNRLTHSLEVAQVARDLARALGTHPDLTETAALAHDMGHPPFGHNGERVLAELSAECGGFEGNAQTLRLLTRLESKTFDAEGRSVGLNLTRATLDACTKYPWSRDAATGPHGVHADGTPRVVVKFGVYHDDRPVFDWLRTGVEGRRRCLEAQVMDLADDVAYSVHDVEDGIVAGRLDLTRLDRDALWETVRSWYLPGLDDDALDAALADLRSVASWPEAPYDGSRRSLAAIKNLTSDLVGRFCGSVQEATLAASDGAPPVRHRADLVVPSRTEAEIGVLKGIAAHYVMQADDRVSLMQRQRELVAELVEGMWERGVDALDPVFVDDWQQADDDAARRRVVIDQVASLTDASAIARHAGLGG from the coding sequence ATGAGCATCGAGGACCTGTACGACGACGCGGCGCGCGAGCGCATCGTCGCCGAGCCCCCCAAGAGGGTGGACGCGCCCGTGCGGCTCGCGTTCGAGCGCGACCGGGCGCGCGTGGTCCACGCGGCGGCGTCGCGCCGGCTGGCGGCCAAGACGCAGGTGGTCGGCCCGCAGACCGACGACTTCGTCCGCAACCGGCTCACCCACAGCCTCGAGGTCGCCCAGGTCGCCCGCGACCTCGCCCGCGCCCTCGGCACCCACCCGGACCTCACGGAGACCGCCGCGCTGGCCCACGACATGGGCCATCCGCCGTTCGGCCACAACGGTGAGCGGGTGCTGGCCGAGCTGAGCGCGGAGTGCGGCGGCTTCGAGGGCAATGCCCAGACGCTGCGCCTGCTGACCCGGCTGGAGTCGAAGACCTTCGACGCCGAGGGGCGCTCAGTGGGCCTCAACCTCACCCGGGCCACGCTCGACGCCTGCACGAAGTATCCCTGGTCCCGCGACGCCGCCACGGGCCCGCACGGGGTGCATGCCGACGGCACGCCGCGGGTGGTGGTGAAGTTCGGCGTCTACCACGACGACCGCCCCGTCTTCGACTGGCTGCGCACCGGGGTCGAGGGTCGCCGGCGCTGCCTCGAGGCCCAGGTCATGGACCTCGCCGACGACGTCGCCTACTCCGTGCACGACGTGGAGGACGGGATCGTCGCGGGCCGTCTCGACCTCACCAGGCTCGACCGTGACGCCCTCTGGGAGACCGTGCGGTCGTGGTACCTCCCCGGCCTCGACGACGACGCGCTCGACGCGGCCCTCGCCGACCTGCGGTCCGTGGCGAGCTGGCCGGAGGCGCCGTACGACGGCAGCCGGCGCAGCCTGGCCGCGATCAAGAACCTCACCAGCGACCTCGTCGGCCGCTTCTGCGGCAGCGTGCAGGAGGCCACGCTGGCCGCCTCGGACGGAGCGCCGCCGGTGCGCCACCGCGCCGACCTGGTCGTCCCGTCCCGCACGGAGGCCGAGATCGGGGTGCTCAAGGGCATCGCCGCCCACTACGTGATGCAGGCCGACGACCGGGTGAGCCTGATGCAGCGCCAGCGTGAGCTGGTGGCCGAGCTCGTCGAGGGGATGTGGGAGCGCGGGGTCGACGCGCTCGACCCGGTCTTCGTCGACGACTGGCAGCAGGCCGATGACGACGCGGCACGTCGCCGCGTCGTCATCGACCAGGTTGCCTCGCTCACCGACGCGAGCGCGATCGCGCGTCACGCCGGGCTGGGCGGCTGA
- a CDS encoding DUF2892 domain-containing protein — translation MTTRWSTNITPAERAARIVIGGLGAVTGIVLLTGATSALAVVLELLLVVAGLDLVVTGALGHCPLYARLGHVPTSLREKTS, via the coding sequence ATGACCACCCGCTGGAGCACCAACATCACGCCCGCCGAACGAGCGGCTCGCATTGTCATCGGCGGCCTCGGCGCCGTGACCGGAATCGTCCTGCTCACGGGAGCCACCTCAGCCTTGGCCGTGGTTCTCGAGCTCCTGCTCGTGGTGGCCGGCCTCGACCTCGTCGTCACCGGAGCGCTCGGGCACTGTCCCCTCTACGCCCGGCTCGGCCACGTGCCGACCTCACTGAGGGAGAAGACGTCATGA
- a CDS encoding DUF3618 domain-containing protein has product MADTRTPEQIEAEIELQRAQLAGTVDELAAKLDVKSRARQKVADLRDSTTTASGSPRPEVLGAAGSLVAMAVVLLLWRRRRTH; this is encoded by the coding sequence ATGGCTGACACCCGCACACCCGAGCAGATCGAGGCCGAGATCGAGCTCCAGCGCGCGCAGCTCGCCGGCACCGTCGACGAGCTCGCCGCCAAGCTGGACGTGAAGTCCCGGGCCCGGCAGAAGGTCGCGGACCTCCGGGACTCCACCACCACCGCCTCCGGCAGCCCGCGCCCCGAGGTGCTCGGCGCCGCGGGCTCGCTCGTGGCGATGGCCGTCGTGCTGCTGCTCTGGCGCCGTCGCCGCACTCACTGA
- a CDS encoding ABC transporter ATP-binding protein: MVAADQDTSRDAAVLAAGGIEKSYRRNLWSPRSRVRVLSGAELTLEQGEVVGLVGENGSGKSTLMRILVGDLRADAGTVTRSGQVGYCPQEPLVYPRLTCDEHFELFGRAYSMPPEQERTSRAAIYDSLGFERFAATRADQLSGGTLAKLNLGLALLPDPALLLLDEPYAGFDWDTYLKFWNLVDERRAAGRTVLIVSHFVVDEARFDRIVEIRGGRTWAR; encoded by the coding sequence GTGGTCGCGGCCGACCAGGACACGAGTCGCGACGCGGCAGTCCTCGCCGCAGGCGGGATCGAGAAGTCCTACCGACGCAACCTGTGGTCACCGCGAAGCCGGGTGCGGGTGCTTTCCGGGGCCGAGCTCACCCTCGAGCAAGGCGAGGTCGTCGGCCTGGTCGGCGAGAACGGGTCCGGGAAGTCGACGCTGATGAGGATCCTGGTCGGCGACCTGCGGGCCGATGCCGGCACAGTCACCAGGAGCGGCCAGGTCGGCTACTGCCCGCAGGAGCCACTGGTCTACCCACGGCTGACCTGCGACGAGCACTTCGAGCTGTTCGGCCGCGCCTACAGCATGCCCCCGGAGCAGGAGCGGACGAGTCGGGCGGCGATCTACGACTCGCTCGGCTTCGAGCGCTTCGCGGCAACCCGGGCGGACCAGCTCTCCGGCGGCACCCTGGCCAAACTGAACCTAGGCCTGGCGCTGCTCCCCGACCCGGCGCTGCTACTGCTCGACGAGCCGTACGCCGGGTTCGACTGGGACACCTACCTGAAGTTCTGGAACCTGGTCGACGAGCGTCGCGCCGCCGGCCGGACGGTACTGATCGTCAGCCACTTCGTCGTGGACGAGGCGCGGTTCGACCGCATCGTGGAGATCCGCGGGGGCAGGACGTGGGCACGATGA
- a CDS encoding ATP-binding protein, whose translation MVLTGGPGAGKTAVLELVRRSLCRHVRILPESAGVVFGGGFPRDEDTQCRRAAQRAIFHVQKELEATGDAHRPAIVLCDRGTVDGIAYWPGPPDDFWTSTATTMDAELGRYDAVLHLRTPTADQGYNHQNPLRTESALLAADVDARILQAWKRHPRRHVIQPTGDFIEKATRTLDLLREELPACCASHLGITTRGR comes from the coding sequence GTGGTCCTCACCGGCGGGCCGGGAGCAGGCAAAACGGCCGTCCTGGAGCTGGTACGCCGTTCGCTGTGCCGACACGTCAGGATCCTGCCGGAGTCCGCAGGCGTCGTGTTCGGTGGCGGGTTCCCGCGCGACGAAGACACGCAGTGCCGGCGCGCCGCCCAACGGGCGATCTTCCATGTCCAGAAGGAGCTGGAGGCCACCGGAGATGCGCACCGCCCGGCAATCGTCCTGTGCGACCGCGGCACGGTCGACGGGATCGCGTACTGGCCAGGGCCACCGGATGACTTCTGGACCTCCACTGCCACCACTATGGACGCCGAGCTGGGCCGGTACGACGCCGTGCTGCACCTGCGCACGCCCACGGCCGACCAGGGGTACAACCACCAGAACCCGCTGCGGACCGAGTCAGCGCTGCTTGCGGCCGATGTCGACGCCCGCATCCTTCAGGCCTGGAAACGGCACCCACGTCGCCACGTCATCCAACCCACCGGCGACTTCATCGAGAAGGCGACTCGAACCCTCGACCTGCTGCGAGAAGAGCTGCCTGCCTGCTGCGCCAGCCACCTGGGCATCACCACTCGCGGACGATGA
- the dusB gene encoding tRNA dihydrouridine synthase DusB has translation MSAVPTSLTLGPLRVETPVVLAPMAGITNAAYRRLCAEQGAGLYVSEMITSRGLVEGDETTQKMLVFDELETVRSVQLYGTDPVYIGKAVEILCADHGVAHVDLNFGCPVPKVTRKGGGGALPWKRGLLGEILTAAVAAAAPYDVPVTMKTRKGLDDDHLTYLDAGRIAQETGVAAIALHGRTVQQAYSGEADWDAIARLVDHVDIPVLGNGDIWEATDALRMVEQTGAAGVVVGRGCLGRPWLFRDLAAAFHGEDVATLPTLGEVRTMMRRHAELLSEHMGEERGCKEFRKHVTWYLKGFPAGGEMRHQLALIDSLAALDELLDGLDGDAPFPERELGTPRGRQGAPRKKVVLPEGWLDDTDGRGAHLREDANETTGG, from the coding sequence ATGAGCGCCGTGCCCACCTCCTTGACGCTGGGTCCGCTGCGCGTCGAGACCCCGGTCGTGCTGGCCCCGATGGCCGGCATCACCAACGCCGCCTACCGCCGCCTCTGCGCCGAGCAGGGGGCCGGTCTCTACGTCAGCGAGATGATCACCAGCCGCGGGCTGGTCGAGGGCGACGAGACCACGCAGAAGATGCTCGTCTTCGACGAGCTCGAGACGGTGCGCTCGGTCCAGCTCTACGGCACCGACCCGGTCTACATCGGCAAGGCCGTCGAGATCCTCTGCGCCGACCACGGTGTGGCCCACGTCGACCTCAACTTCGGCTGCCCGGTTCCCAAGGTGACCCGCAAGGGCGGCGGGGGAGCGCTGCCGTGGAAGCGCGGCCTGCTCGGGGAGATCCTCACCGCCGCGGTCGCCGCCGCAGCGCCGTACGACGTCCCGGTGACGATGAAGACCCGCAAGGGCCTCGACGACGACCACCTGACCTACCTCGACGCGGGCCGCATCGCGCAGGAGACCGGCGTCGCCGCCATCGCCCTGCACGGCCGCACCGTCCAGCAGGCCTACTCCGGCGAGGCCGACTGGGACGCCATCGCGCGCCTGGTCGACCACGTGGACATCCCCGTCCTCGGCAACGGCGACATCTGGGAGGCCACCGACGCCCTCCGCATGGTCGAGCAGACCGGTGCCGCAGGTGTGGTCGTCGGCCGCGGCTGCCTGGGCCGGCCGTGGCTGTTCCGCGACCTGGCCGCTGCCTTCCACGGCGAGGACGTCGCGACGCTGCCCACCCTCGGCGAGGTGCGCACGATGATGCGCCGGCACGCCGAGCTGCTCTCCGAGCACATGGGGGAGGAGCGTGGCTGCAAGGAGTTCCGCAAGCACGTCACGTGGTACCTCAAGGGGTTCCCGGCCGGGGGCGAGATGCGTCACCAGCTCGCCCTGATCGACTCGCTGGCCGCCCTCGACGAGCTGCTGGACGGCCTCGACGGCGACGCGCCCTTCCCGGAGCGGGAGCTCGGCACGCCGCGCGGACGGCAGGGAGCGCCGCGCAAGAAGGTGGTGCTCCCCGAGGGCTGGCTCGACGACACCGACGGCCGCGGTGCGCACCTGCGCGAGGACGCGAACGAGACCACCGGGGGGTGA
- a CDS encoding IS3 family transposase (programmed frameshift), with the protein MARKNYSEEFRRQAVDLYESTPGATVRGIADDLGIVRGTLRHWLEAYGTGKKTAADGTLTSSPLQSKSSSRSPSAAPEETPEQKIARLQARVNELEVETTKLTTEREILQRAAKYFGRGDALVSRFQFVADNSTTFEVKRLCELVEIERSSYYAWLKAAPAREERTRADAELAERIRAVHAEDSTQGAPRITAELNDGAPAGDRVNHKRVARVMRLEGIRGYVKKRRVRTTIPEPSGQKYPDLLNRDFTAEAPNERYVGDITYLPLADGTNLYLATVIDCYSRRLAGWAVADHMRTELVEDALKAAAGTRGTLKGAIFHSDHGSVYCSKDYAKLCKRLGVTQSMGAVGSSADNALAESFNATMKREVLQDAACWSDEATCRRQVFKWLVRYNTRRRHSWCRYLSPSTYESNYAATLQPAA; encoded by the exons ATGGCCAGGAAGAACTACTCCGAGGAGTTCCGTCGTCAGGCCGTCGACTTGTACGAGTCCACCCCGGGCGCCACGGTCCGCGGCATCGCCGATGACCTCGGCATCGTGCGCGGCACGCTGCGGCACTGGCTCGAGGCCTACGGGACCGGCAAGAAGACCGCCGCTGACGGGACGCTGACCTCCAGCCCACTGCAGTCCAAGAGCTCGTCCAGGAGCCCGTCGGCGGCGCCCGAGGAGACACCGGAACAGAAGATCGCCCGGCTTCAGGCCCGGGTGAACGAGCTCGAGGTCGAGACAACCAAGCTCACCACCGAGCGCGAGATCCTCCAACGGGCGGCCAAATATTTCG GCCGGGGAGACGCGCTGGTGAGTCGCTTCCAGTTCGTCGCCGACAACTCCACCACCTTCGAGGTGAAGCGACTGTGCGAGCTCGTCGAGATCGAGCGCTCGTCCTACTACGCCTGGCTCAAGGCGGCCCCAGCACGCGAGGAGCGCACCCGAGCCGATGCCGAGCTCGCGGAACGGATCAGAGCGGTGCATGCCGAGGACAGCACCCAGGGTGCGCCACGGATCACCGCTGAGCTCAACGACGGCGCACCTGCCGGCGACCGCGTGAACCACAAGCGCGTCGCCCGGGTGATGCGCCTTGAGGGCATCCGTGGCTATGTGAAGAAGCGTCGAGTGCGGACCACGATCCCCGAGCCATCGGGGCAGAAGTACCCCGACCTGCTCAACCGGGACTTCACCGCCGAAGCCCCGAACGAACGCTACGTCGGGGACATCACCTACCTGCCGTTGGCCGACGGGACGAACCTGTACCTGGCGACCGTCATCGACTGCTACTCACGTCGCCTCGCCGGCTGGGCCGTCGCCGACCACATGCGCACCGAGCTCGTCGAGGACGCCTTGAAGGCTGCTGCCGGAACCCGCGGCACCCTCAAGGGCGCGATCTTCCACAGCGACCACGGGTCGGTCTACTGCTCGAAGGACTACGCCAAGCTCTGCAAGAGGCTCGGCGTCACCCAGTCGATGGGTGCGGTCGGCTCCTCGGCCGACAACGCGTTGGCGGAGTCGTTCAACGCCACGATGAAGCGCGAGGTCCTCCAAGACGCCGCCTGCTGGAGCGACGAGGCGACGTGTCGCCGGCAGGTCTTCAAGTGGCTCGTGCGCTACAACACCCGCCGACGCCATTCCTGGTGCCGCTACCTGTCCCCGTCCACCTACGAGTCCAACTACGCCGCTACGCTGCAACCCGCTGCGTAA
- a CDS encoding phage holin family protein, which produces MTQQHGAPESQTLGALVHQLSQQIPDLVRSEIRLAQAEVAQKGKRAGVGIGMFSVAGLLAFLGLGTLVATAVLGLANVVDAWLAALIVALVLLAGAAVAGLAGKNKVSEATPAAPEKAIRGIKDDIATVKGDHHG; this is translated from the coding sequence ATGACTCAACAGCACGGAGCGCCGGAGAGTCAGACCCTCGGTGCCCTCGTCCACCAGCTGTCCCAGCAGATCCCCGACCTGGTCCGCTCGGAGATCCGTCTCGCGCAGGCCGAGGTCGCGCAGAAGGGGAAACGGGCCGGCGTCGGGATCGGCATGTTCAGCGTGGCCGGGCTGCTGGCCTTCCTCGGCCTCGGCACGCTGGTCGCGACGGCCGTCCTGGGCCTGGCCAACGTCGTCGACGCGTGGCTCGCAGCCCTGATCGTCGCACTGGTGCTGCTCGCCGGAGCGGCCGTGGCCGGACTCGCGGGGAAGAACAAGGTCTCCGAGGCCACGCCCGCAGCGCCTGAGAAGGCGATCCGGGGCATCAAGGACGACATCGCGACCGTCAAGGGAGACCACCATGGCTGA
- a CDS encoding ABC transporter permease yields the protein MTTTAMLVRRFLADYTRNGPNLVLLAVIPVVFVVVAAPALADAARLLGGTGGGPALETVTAGWAAAFLTGVAMYFQISSARTTDRRLTLVGLSRVRLAGARLTAGAVLALMATLVSVLALTFRGQLDAPWRVAAGTAMFAVVYLGLGAVVGALVPNPVNGTVILMFIWILDVFFGPTLSGSESPVLRLFPTHFISLWTVALPSGHGGPGELALSLGWVVTSVALALFVITRTTTTGHARRARRTGSLGQLLTGLRMGWRDWRRTPVLWLLLALVPAVFILLSDAITPHGHTPVVLREAGAEVTTMVDPAEIHAGTMAPVAVASLAALVGIFVVLDARAADRRLTLAGQRPTVLLTTRLTMVLAAAAVATAVSLAVTATVFDASNWGVYIGGNALLAVTYALIGVLIGPIFGRVSGTFMAFGA from the coding sequence ATGACCACCACCGCGATGCTGGTTCGTCGCTTCCTGGCCGACTACACCAGGAACGGTCCGAACCTGGTCCTGCTCGCCGTCATACCCGTGGTCTTCGTCGTGGTCGCTGCCCCGGCATTGGCCGACGCCGCCCGGCTGCTGGGTGGCACCGGTGGCGGTCCCGCTCTCGAGACCGTCACCGCAGGATGGGCGGCCGCCTTCCTGACCGGGGTCGCGATGTACTTCCAGATCTCCTCCGCGCGCACCACCGACCGTCGACTCACATTGGTCGGGCTGTCGCGCGTCCGACTCGCGGGTGCCCGGCTGACGGCCGGCGCTGTGCTGGCCCTGATGGCCACCCTAGTGTCGGTGCTCGCCCTCACCTTCCGAGGCCAGCTCGATGCCCCGTGGCGGGTGGCCGCCGGCACAGCCATGTTCGCCGTGGTCTACCTCGGCCTCGGAGCCGTCGTGGGCGCCCTGGTCCCGAACCCCGTCAACGGCACCGTGATCTTGATGTTCATCTGGATCCTCGACGTCTTCTTCGGTCCCACGCTCAGCGGCTCCGAGTCCCCCGTGCTGCGGCTGTTCCCCACCCACTTCATCTCGCTATGGACCGTGGCCCTGCCCTCCGGGCACGGCGGACCCGGAGAGCTCGCCCTGTCGCTCGGCTGGGTGGTCACCTCGGTAGCGCTCGCCCTGTTCGTCATCACCCGCACCACGACCACCGGGCACGCCCGCCGCGCCCGCCGCACGGGCTCACTCGGCCAGCTGCTCACGGGCCTGCGCATGGGATGGCGCGACTGGAGGCGCACCCCGGTGCTGTGGCTCCTGCTCGCGCTCGTCCCGGCGGTCTTCATCCTGCTGTCCGACGCGATCACTCCACACGGGCACACGCCTGTCGTTCTCCGCGAGGCCGGTGCCGAGGTCACGACCATGGTGGACCCCGCAGAGATCCACGCCGGCACCATGGCACCGGTGGCCGTCGCCTCGCTCGCGGCCCTCGTCGGCATCTTCGTCGTCCTCGACGCCCGAGCCGCTGACCGTCGCCTCACCCTCGCGGGACAACGCCCAACAGTGCTGCTGACCACCCGGCTGACCATGGTGCTCGCCGCCGCCGCCGTGGCGACCGCGGTCTCGCTCGCGGTCACCGCCACCGTGTTCGACGCCAGCAACTGGGGCGTCTACATCGGCGGCAACGCGCTCCTCGCCGTCACCTACGCCCTGATCGGCGTCCTCATCGGCCCGATCTTCGGCCGGGTCAGCGGCACCTTCATGGCCTTCGGGGCCTGA
- the dnaG gene encoding DNA primase — MAGRIRDDDIAEVREKARIDDVVSQYVTLKRAGGGSLKGLCPFHDEKTPSFNVNPARQFFHCFGCGEGGDVIAFLMKVDGLTFTETVERLAEKVGVQLRREDGDDEPARPRGPARGRLIEAHKVAQEFYAEQLASADAVVARQFLHQRGFDQAAAEMFGVGFAPRDGEALTRHLRGRRFTDEESVAAGLVAHGRSHYDRFRGRLVWPIREANGDTIGFGARRIFDDDRIEAKYLNTSETAIYKKSQVLYGIDLARSAMKDAQQAVVVEGYTDVMACHLAGVRTAVASCGTAFGTDHARVLRRFLGDHNETSGEVIFTFDGDSAGQKAAMKVLESDQVFASQTYVAVAPEGMDPCDLRLREGDEAVRELVAKRQPLYRFALDNILNRHDLDRADGRVDALRDAAGLVASIRDKTKVEAFSRELAHMVGVDVDEVRTEVRRAASRPARTEERRPSRATEPAEAPQPPRPTLPSLSDPRFLIERELLKLVIQHPSGVGRTTTHVTASDFTHPTFQGVWEAVTAAGGPAAGADDPGWSNKVRGAATEPAVSAAITELGVEPVRGTSDPNPTFAVAYVYRLQELTTSRRIADVKARLQRTNPVDQALDYNRMFGELVMLEQHRRKLREGAVGQAGASS; from the coding sequence GTGGCAGGCCGGATTCGCGACGACGACATCGCCGAGGTGCGCGAGAAGGCGCGGATCGACGACGTGGTGTCCCAGTACGTCACGCTCAAGCGCGCCGGCGGGGGATCGCTCAAGGGCCTGTGCCCCTTCCACGACGAGAAGACGCCGTCGTTCAACGTCAACCCGGCCCGCCAGTTCTTCCACTGCTTCGGCTGCGGCGAGGGCGGCGACGTCATCGCCTTCCTCATGAAGGTCGACGGCCTCACCTTCACCGAGACCGTCGAGCGCCTTGCCGAGAAGGTCGGGGTCCAGCTGCGACGCGAGGACGGCGACGACGAGCCGGCGCGCCCGCGCGGCCCCGCCCGCGGGCGGCTCATCGAGGCGCACAAGGTCGCCCAGGAGTTCTACGCCGAGCAGCTCGCGTCCGCCGACGCGGTCGTCGCCCGGCAGTTCCTCCACCAGCGCGGCTTCGACCAGGCCGCCGCGGAGATGTTCGGCGTCGGCTTCGCGCCCCGCGACGGCGAGGCACTCACCCGCCACCTGCGGGGGCGCCGCTTCACCGACGAGGAGTCCGTCGCGGCGGGCCTCGTCGCGCACGGTCGCTCCCACTACGACCGCTTCCGCGGACGGCTGGTCTGGCCGATCCGCGAGGCCAACGGCGACACGATCGGCTTCGGCGCGCGCCGGATCTTCGACGACGACCGCATCGAGGCGAAGTACCTCAACACCTCCGAGACGGCGATCTACAAGAAGAGCCAGGTCCTCTACGGCATCGACCTCGCCCGCTCGGCCATGAAGGACGCCCAGCAGGCCGTCGTCGTCGAGGGCTACACCGACGTGATGGCCTGCCACCTCGCCGGCGTACGCACTGCGGTGGCGTCGTGCGGCACCGCGTTCGGCACCGACCACGCCCGGGTGCTGCGCCGGTTCCTCGGCGACCACAACGAGACCAGCGGAGAGGTCATCTTCACCTTCGACGGTGACTCGGCCGGCCAGAAGGCGGCGATGAAGGTGCTGGAGAGCGACCAGGTCTTCGCCTCCCAGACCTACGTCGCCGTCGCCCCCGAGGGCATGGACCCGTGCGACCTGCGGCTCCGGGAGGGCGACGAGGCCGTCCGTGAGCTGGTGGCCAAGCGGCAGCCCCTCTACCGCTTCGCCCTCGACAACATCCTCAACCGCCATGACCTCGACCGCGCCGACGGTCGCGTCGACGCGCTGCGCGACGCGGCCGGCCTGGTGGCGAGCATCCGCGACAAGACGAAGGTCGAGGCCTTCTCCCGCGAGCTCGCCCACATGGTCGGCGTCGACGTCGACGAGGTCCGCACGGAGGTACGCCGTGCAGCGAGCCGGCCCGCGCGCACCGAGGAGCGGCGACCCTCGCGCGCCACGGAGCCGGCGGAGGCCCCGCAGCCGCCCCGGCCCACGCTGCCGAGCCTGTCCGACCCGCGGTTCCTCATCGAGCGCGAGCTGCTCAAGCTCGTGATCCAGCACCCGTCCGGGGTCGGTCGCACGACCACCCACGTCACCGCGTCCGACTTCACCCACCCGACCTTCCAGGGCGTGTGGGAGGCCGTCACGGCCGCCGGGGGACCGGCGGCCGGCGCCGACGACCCGGGCTGGTCCAACAAGGTGCGCGGGGCCGCGACCGAGCCCGCCGTCAGCGCCGCGATCACCGAGCTCGGCGTCGAGCCCGTGCGCGGCACCTCCGACCCCAACCCGACGTTCGCCGTGGCCTACGTCTACCGACTCCAGGAGCTCACCACGTCCCGCCGCATCGCCGACGTCAAGGCGCGCCTCCAGCGCACCAACCCCGTCGACCAGGCCCTCGACTACAACCGCATGTTCGGCGAGCTCGTGATGCTCGAGCAGCACCGCCGCAAGCTGCGCGAGGGTGCCGTCGGCCAGGCCGGAGCCTCCTCGTGA